Proteins encoded in a region of the Diospyros lotus cultivar Yz01 chromosome 9, ASM1463336v1, whole genome shotgun sequence genome:
- the LOC127810701 gene encoding pentatricopeptide repeat-containing protein At1g71060, mitochondrial: MVLFHSRRVATSFRRNCLLIQKAKLNNTVFPHSSLLRITSSSEVSSLSPRRNQIPTSPSKIHVQDSVSSHPSSVLLVYRNFSFHRSILEHPANIQSTIDADEQNPHVKSGPIAAEDAEKLCRVLSNHLSSSGVESSLDGTGVEITPELVLQVLKKLSNAGVLALAFFRWAEKQRGFKHGTESYNALIEALGKIKQFKMAWDLVHEMKQKGLLTRETFALISRRYARARKVKEAIEAFEKMEKFGMKLELQDFNRLLDILSKSRHVERAHQVFDKWNNRKFKPDIKSYTILLEGWGQKQNLLRLDEVYREMRDDGFEPDVVTYGILINAYCKAKKYDDAIRVFDEMGRKRVEPTPHIYCTLIYGLGSEKRLSEALRYFELSKSSGFTPEAPTYNALVGSYCWSERMYDAYKVVDEMRQFGVGPNSRTFDIILHHLVKTRRTKEAYSVFQRMSTEGCEPTVCTYEIMVRMFCNEERTDMAVRVWDQMKAKGVLPGMHMFSTLINALCHEDKLDGACKYFEEMLDLGIRPPAYMFSNLKKSLHDEGRKDTVLMLVQKMDKLRKTPITIDS, encoded by the coding sequence ATGGTTCTTTTCCACAGTCGTCGGGTAGCAACTTCGTTTAGAAGAAACTGTCTTCTGATTCAGAAAGCTAAACTCAACAATACCGTCTTCCCCCATTCCTCTCTTCTCCGTATCACATCCAGCAGTGAAGTTTCCTCACTCAGCCCGCGTAGAAACCAAATACCGACTTCCCCTTCAAAGATTCACGTCCAAGATTCAGTTTCCTCTCACCCAAGTTCAGTTCTTCTGGTTTATAGAAATTTCAGCTTCCACAGATCAATCCTCGAACATCCGGCCAACATCCAATCTACCATTGATGCCGATGAGCAAAACCCACATGTCAAAAGCGGTCCAATTGCTGCTGAAGACGCGGAGAAACTCTGCAGAGTACTATCGAACCACCTCAGTTCTTCCGGCGTTGAATCTTCTTTGGATGGCACCGGCGTTGAGATCACGCCGGAGTTAGTTCTGCAAGTTCTGAAAAAGCTCAGCAACGCCGGCGTTCTGGCGCTAGCCTTTTTCCGATGGGCCGAGAAGCAGAGGGGTTTCAAGCATGGCACAGAGAGCTATAATGCTCTGATCGAAGCACTAGGGAAGATCAAGCAGTTCAAGATGGCTTGGGATTTGGTGCACGAGATGAAACAGAAGGGCCTGCTGACAAGGGAGACCTTTGCTTTGATTTCTCGGAGGTACGCCAGGGCGAGGAAGGTGAAAGAAGCCATTGAGGCGTTTGAGAAGATGGAGAAGTTTGGAATGAAACTAGAATTGCAAGATTTTAACAGACTGCTCGATATACTGAGCAAGTCCAGACACGTTGAGCGTGCGCACCAGGTGTTTGATAAATGGAATAACAGAAAGTTCAAGCCCGATATCAAGTCCTACACGATACTGTTGGAAGGGTGGGGGCAGAAACAGAATTTGCTGAGATTGGATGAAGTTTATCGAGAGATGAGGGATGATGGGTTTGAGCCGGACGTGGTGACTTATGGAATCCTCATCAATGCTTATTGCAAGGCTAAGAAATATGATGATGCAATTCGGGTGTTTGATGAGATGGGAAGGAAGAGGGTCGAGCCCACTCCCCATATATACTGTACTCTGATCTATGGGTTGGGTTCTGAGAAGAGGCTGAGTGAAGCTCTCAGGTATTTTGAGCTCTCCAAGTCTAGCGGTTTCACCCCAGAGGCGCCCACTTATAATGCGCTTGTGGGATCGTATTGCTGGTCAGAGCGGATGTATGATGCATATAAGGtggtggatgagatgagacAGTTTGGGGTCGGTCCAAATTCCCGAACATTCGATATAATTTTGCATCACCTTGTGAAGACTCGAAGGACAAAAGAAGCTTACTCTGTTTTCCAGAGGATGAGCACTGAGGGATGTGAGCCGACTGTGTGTACATATGAGATCATGGTTAGGATGTTCTGCAATGAGGAGCGAACTGATATGGCGGTGAGGGTTTGGGATCAGATGAAAGCCAAGGGAGTCCTTCCCGGGATGCATATGTTCTCGACACTGATAAACGCGTTGTGCCATGAGGACAAACTGGATGGAGCCTGCAAATATTTTGAGGAGATGTTGGATCTGGGCATTAGGCCTCCTGCCTATATGTTCAGTAATCTGAAAAAGTCTCTACATGATGAGGGTAGGAAGGACACCGTTCTTATGTTGGTTCAGAAGATGGACAAGCTGAGAAAAACTCCAATAACAATCGATTCTTGA
- the LOC127810700 gene encoding putative fasciclin-like arabinogalactan protein 20 produces the protein MAKRTQLLLLLSLIVLLLFPISSALSSNAVINAAEILSNSGFVSMALTLELVSPTILTPQQQSATIFSPSDAAFAQSGQPSLSLLQFHFAPLAFSLESLRSLPFGTKIPTLSPGNSLIVTTIDNSQQVLLNNVTINGSPIFDDGSLVVFGIDMFFDPNFKVSSPAQSPSPDLRCVVSEAAEITSSGGYSFDEASRMMRTRGYSVMASFLDMQLLGFLDRSELTVFAPIDDVMLEFAGNFSAYSSLLLRHVVPCKLTWTDLNNFQDGTVLRTFLDGFTIRISKFNDLLMLNEVPLTFPDMYFSDWLVVHGVHEVIEQPETPEQVPQASSEFGLEEEEKEEKLTPDRTEF, from the coding sequence ATGGCGAAACGGactcaacttcttcttctcctctctctcatcGTCCTGCTTCTGTTTCCTATATCCTCTGCGCTGTCCTCGAACGCCGTGATCAACGCCGCCGAGATCCTCTCTAACTCCGGCTTCGTCTCCATGGCGTTAACACTGGAACTCGTCTCGCCGACCATCCTGACCCCGCAGCAGCAGTCTGCCACCATATTCTCTCCCTCCGACGCCGCTTTCGCCCAATCTGGACAGCCGTCGCTCTCTCTCCTTCAGTTCCACTTCGCTCCGCTCGCCTTCTCCCTTGAAAGCCTCCGCTCCCTGCCCTTCGGCACCAAGATCCCCACCTTGTCCCCCGGAAACTCCTTGATCGTCACCACGATCGATAACAGCCAGCAAGTTTTGCTCAACAATGTCACAATTAATGGATCGCCAATATTCGATGATGGATCGTTGGTCGTGTTCGGGATTGACATGTTCTTCGATCCGAATTTCAAGGTTTCGTCGCCGGCTCAGAGCCCTAGCCCTGATCTCCGATGCGTGGTCTCTGAAGCTGCTGAAATTACTTCGTCTGGCGGTTATTCGTTTGATGAAGCGTCTAGAATGATGAGAACCAGAGGCTACTCTGTTATGGCGTCGTTTCTCGATATGCAGTTACTAGGTTTTCTTGATCGGTCGGAGCTGACAGTGTTTGCCCCTATAGATGATGTGATGCTTGAATTTGCCGGTAATTTTAGTGCATACTCGTCGCTGCTTCTTCGACATGTTGTTCCTTGCAAGCTCACCTGGACAGATCTGAATAATTTCCAAGACGGGACAGTATTGAGGACGTTTTTGGACGGATTTACCATcagaatttcaaaattcaatgatCTACTGATGTTAAATGAAGTTCCGCTGACATTTCCGGACATGTATTTTAGTGATTGGCTTGTTGTTCACGGCGTTCATGAAGTCATCGAGCAACCAGAAACACCAGAGCAAGTACCGCAAGCCTCATCTGAATTTGGCctcgaggaggaggagaaggaagagaagctCACTCCCGACCGTACCGAGTTTTGA